One region of Cheilinus undulatus linkage group 4, ASM1832078v1, whole genome shotgun sequence genomic DNA includes:
- the mvb12a gene encoding multivesicular body subunit 12A, producing the protein MGVGVGMDSILPAWRRESKKFRLWTKELFGWQIVSPRGDRSKRRDRMSVMERGAIRPITAVAWTSNTSTCPKDFNLISITEDGSAANFTRSFGMKSGYYLCYSKDLAGGMVVSDVQLISDKDSIPHGYCYIAEHLEPKASVWKKKRVCVRVVPVGSVDTAVLDIKLTAKSKMMLQHYTYVGDIHGYVLWCRKGYFTTPIPQAKPRSVSLDIRKLSLETPSAPMPLRPSNPPPPLPPQHKISQRRRSLHTKDNLDKPADSSIQGITALDGVPFSLHPKFDLHTNNTALQLNSQLKNIQIKSLQDIENEYNYTFAVEENAAKRTRPSVPTGGTASDQ; encoded by the exons ATGGGAGTTGGAGTCGGAATGGATTCAATACTTCCTGCTTGGAGAAGGGAGAGTAAGAAGTTTCGGCTGTGGACTAAAGAGTTGTTCGGCTGGCAAATTGTTTCTCCTCGAGGAGACAGAAGTAAACGCAGAGACAGA aTGTCTGTGATGGAACGTGGAGCCATCCGGCCCATTACAGCAGTGGCATGGACCTCTAACACCAGCACATGCCCTAAAGATTTCAACTTG ATCAGCATCACAGAAGATGGATCAGCTGCAAATTTTACTCGCAGCTTTGGCATGAAGTCTGGATATTACCTCTGTTACAGCAAG GACCTGGCTGGTGGTATGGTGGTGTCAGACGTTCAGCTTATTTCAGACAAGGACTCCATCCCTCATGGTTACTGTTATATAGCAGAGCACCTTGAACCAA AGGCCTCTGTTTGGAAGAAGAAACGTGTTTGTGTACGTGTCGTCCCAGTCGGCAGTGTGGACACAGCTGTGTTAGACATCAAACTGACGGCCAAAAGCAAAATGATGCTGCAGCACTACACATATGTGGG AGACATCCATGGCTATGTACTGTGGTGCAGAAAGGGTTACTTTACAACCCCCATTCCCCAAGCTAAGCCCCGCAGCGTCAGCCTGGATATCCGCAAACTCTCATTGGAGACGCCATCTGCTCCCATGCCCCTCAGACCCAG caaccctcctcctccactgccACCACAACATAAAATAAGTCAGAGGCGTCGCAGCCTTCACACAAAAGACAACCTAGACAAGCCTGCTGACAGCAGCATCCAGGGAATCACAG CTCTAGACGGAGTTCCTTTCAGCCTTCACCCAAAGTTTGACCTCCACACAAACAACACG GCTCTTCAGCTGAACTCTCagttaaaaaacattcaaatcaaaTCTCTGCAAGACATTGAAAATGAG TATAACTACACTTTTGCTGTGGAGGAAAATGCTGCCAAGAGGACCAGACCATCAGTGCCAACAGGAGGCACGGCATCAGATCAGTGA